A window from Chlamydiota bacterium encodes these proteins:
- the ydaF gene encoding putative ribosomal N-acetyltransferase YdaF: protein MYLKTPHLFIRSLTKEDLECIDQLLADEGAMQFSTNTKTSQEYLENILQSYQENGYGLYGVFLKDDQVFIGLCGLLKQEINHKIYVEASYRIKKTYWNRGYATEATKAVVQYAFDQLHIKELITIIEKTNMPSMAVAKKIGFLHAFNTSLKGFDCHIFSIQNPKSYFLK from the coding sequence ATGTATTTAAAAACACCGCATTTATTTATCCGTTCGCTGACAAAAGAAGATCTTGAATGCATCGACCAACTTCTTGCAGATGAAGGTGCCATGCAATTTTCCACCAACACAAAAACGTCTCAAGAGTACCTTGAAAACATCCTACAATCTTATCAAGAAAATGGATATGGACTTTACGGTGTTTTTTTAAAAGACGATCAGGTCTTTATTGGCCTATGTGGACTTTTGAAACAAGAAATCAACCATAAAATTTATGTGGAAGCTTCTTACCGAATAAAAAAAACCTATTGGAATAGAGGATATGCAACTGAGGCCACAAAAGCTGTTGTGCAATATGCCTTTGACCAGCTCCATATAAAAGAACTCATTACAATTATTGAAAAAACAAACATGCCCTCAATGGCTGTTGCAAAAAAGATAGGATTTTTGCATGCCTTCAACACTTCATTAAAAGGCTTTGATTGCCACATTTTTTCCATCCAAAACCCAAAAAGTTATTTTCTTAAATAA
- the drrA gene encoding Doxorubicin resistance ATP-binding protein DrrA — protein MSQYLLEVKDVTKVYGKKKHARKALDHVSLDIYEGEILGLLGVNGAGKTTLSSIIATLVKLTSGDVLWKGESIYKDLIAYRKQVGLCPQRPNLDRLLNVEETLYYSGRFYGLSKQEAVEKKEELLKWFELQEYRTDKVDQLSGGYKQRFLIARTLMHSPQLVILDEPTVGLDPHIRHHLWDVIRTLKANGITVILTTHYLDEAQLLSDRVVIIDSGKIKLVDTPQNLMTRYNKKNLEDVFLQLQEEDTE, from the coding sequence ATGTCACAGTATTTATTAGAAGTCAAAGATGTCACGAAAGTGTATGGCAAAAAAAAGCATGCTAGAAAAGCGCTTGATCATGTCTCGCTTGATATTTATGAAGGTGAGATTTTGGGGCTTTTGGGAGTGAATGGTGCTGGAAAAACAACGCTTTCATCCATTATCGCCACGCTTGTAAAACTCACATCAGGTGACGTGTTGTGGAAAGGTGAGTCCATCTATAAAGATTTGATTGCGTATCGAAAACAGGTGGGCTTGTGTCCACAAAGACCCAATCTTGATCGTCTGCTCAACGTGGAAGAAACTTTGTATTATTCAGGGCGTTTTTATGGATTGTCTAAACAAGAAGCAGTAGAAAAGAAAGAAGAGCTTTTGAAGTGGTTTGAATTACAGGAATACAGGACAGACAAGGTAGATCAATTATCTGGGGGATACAAACAGCGTTTTTTAATTGCACGCACTTTGATGCATTCTCCACAACTTGTGATTTTAGATGAACCTACAGTGGGATTAGATCCTCATATTCGCCACCATTTGTGGGACGTGATCAGAACACTCAAGGCGAATGGAATTACTGTGATTTTAACCACGCACTATTTGGATGAAGCGCAACTTTTGTCTGATCGCGTGGTCATTATTGATAGTGGCAAAATCAAACTTGTCGACACGCCGCAAAATCTAATGACGCGATACAACAAGAAGAATTTAGAAGATGTCTTTTTGCAACTTCAAGAAGAGGACACTGAGTGA